The Gemella massiliensis genome contains a region encoding:
- the rplA gene encoding 50S ribosomal protein L1 has protein sequence MAKKGKKYLEAAKLVDSSKLYSVVEAIELAKKTSTVNFDATVEVAFRLGIDTRKNDQQVRGAVVLPKGTGKTAKVLVFAKGDKAAEAEAAGADYVGQGEYITKIQQGWFDFDVIVATPDMMGEVGKIGRVLGPKGLMPNPKTGTVTMDVTKAVNEIKAGKVEYRAEKAGVVHTLIGKVSFSTEDLVENFNAVQEALTKAKPAAAKGTYFKSVAVTTTMGPGVKVSTAEFK, from the coding sequence ATGGCGAAAAAAGGTAAAAAATATCTTGAAGCGGCTAAGTTAGTAGATTCTTCTAAACTTTACTCAGTAGTAGAAGCAATCGAATTAGCTAAAAAAACAAGTACAGTAAATTTTGACGCAACAGTAGAAGTTGCATTCCGTTTAGGAATTGATACTCGTAAAAACGATCAACAGGTTCGTGGAGCCGTAGTTCTTCCTAAAGGAACTGGTAAAACTGCTAAAGTTTTAGTTTTTGCTAAAGGAGATAAAGCGGCAGAGGCAGAAGCAGCAGGCGCTGACTACGTTGGACAAGGTGAATACATCACTAAAATTCAACAAGGTTGGTTTGATTTTGATGTAATCGTAGCTACTCCGGATATGATGGGAGAAGTTGGTAAAATTGGTCGTGTCTTAGGACCTAAAGGTCTAATGCCGAACCCTAAAACCGGTACAGTAACCATGGACGTTACAAAAGCTGTTAACGAAATTAAAGCTGGTAAAGTAGAATATCGTGCTGAAAAAGCCGGTGTTGTTCACACTTTAATCGGTAAAGTTTCATTCTCAACTGAAGATTTAGTAGAAAATTTCAATGCTGTTCAAGAAGCATTAACTAAAGCTAAACCGGCAGCTGCTAAAGGTACTTACTTCAAATCTGTAGCCGTAACTACGACTATGGGACCGGGAGTTAAAGTTAGTACTGCTGAATTTAAATAA
- the rplK gene encoding 50S ribosomal protein L11 — protein sequence MAKKVIKVVKLQVPAGKANPAPPVGPALGQAGVNIMGFCKEFNARTQDQAGLIIPVVISVYEDRSFTFITKTPPAPVLLKKAAKIEKASSVPNRDKVATVSKAQVREIAELKMADLNAASVEAAMRMIEGTARSMGILIGE from the coding sequence GTGGCTAAAAAAGTTATAAAAGTAGTTAAATTACAAGTACCAGCAGGTAAAGCTAACCCAGCTCCACCGGTTGGTCCGGCGTTAGGTCAAGCCGGTGTTAACATCATGGGATTCTGTAAAGAATTTAATGCTCGTACACAAGACCAAGCAGGATTAATTATTCCGGTAGTAATCTCAGTATATGAAGATCGTTCATTTACTTTCATTACTAAAACACCACCTGCTCCAGTATTGCTTAAAAAAGCAGCTAAAATTGAAAAAGCATCTTCTGTTCCAAACCGTGACAAAGTTGCAACAGTTTCAAAAGCTCAAGTTAGAGAAATCGCTGAGTTAAAAATGGCTGATTTGAATGCTGCATCTGTTGAAGCGGCAATGCGTATGATTGAAGGTACTGCTAGAAGTATGGGTATCTTGATAGGAGAATAG
- the rny gene encoding ribonuclease Y, which translates to MIYGIISVAALLVGLLLGYIISKNSIQKRLELSKQDAEHIVGEARKEARYIVEKETTIAKKEAEEIINIASKEAEFKKQDIQRQEDRILQKESSLERQTELLNKKDELISSRELKLEEKSQLLDEKSSEVNQLKIQQETELQRIANLTEEQAREEIMATVETDMAKDMAIYIRNKELEAKNIADKRAKELIVQSLQRFASDVVSETTVSVVDLPSDDMKGRIIGREGRNIRTLETLTGVDLIIDDTPEAVILSGYDPIRREIAKTAIKSLIDDGRIHPSKIEEAVDKARKNIDQVIRDAGEQATFDLGIHNMHPDLVKIVGKLKYRTSYGQNGLQHSMEVAYISGLIAAELDLDVQLARRAGLLHDIGKALDHEVEGSHVEIGVALALKYKENATVVNAIASHHGDTEPTNPISVIVATADALSASRPGARRESLENYIKRLQKLEEIANEHKGVEKTYAIQAGREIRVIVNPEEVDDTKTYKIAKEVKNKIEETMQYPGNIKVNVIREVRAVKFAR; encoded by the coding sequence ATGATTTATGGGATAATCAGTGTTGCAGCTTTACTTGTTGGACTTTTATTGGGATATATTATTTCGAAAAATTCTATTCAAAAAAGGCTAGAGTTATCAAAACAAGATGCGGAACATATAGTAGGCGAAGCACGAAAAGAAGCTCGCTATATAGTAGAGAAAGAAACTACTATTGCAAAAAAAGAAGCTGAAGAGATAATTAACATTGCTAGTAAAGAGGCGGAATTTAAAAAACAAGATATTCAAAGACAAGAAGACAGAATTCTTCAAAAGGAATCATCACTGGAACGTCAAACAGAACTTCTAAATAAAAAAGATGAATTAATAAGTTCCAGAGAATTGAAACTGGAAGAGAAATCACAGTTACTTGATGAAAAAAGTAGTGAAGTAAATCAACTGAAAATTCAACAAGAAACAGAGTTGCAACGTATTGCAAATCTAACTGAAGAACAAGCTCGTGAAGAGATAATGGCTACAGTGGAAACTGATATGGCTAAAGATATGGCGATTTATATAAGAAACAAAGAACTTGAAGCGAAGAACATCGCTGATAAGCGTGCGAAAGAACTTATCGTTCAATCATTACAGCGTTTTGCTTCGGATGTGGTGAGTGAAACTACGGTGTCAGTAGTTGATCTTCCGTCAGATGATATGAAAGGACGTATTATTGGGCGAGAGGGGAGAAATATTCGTACACTAGAAACATTAACTGGAGTAGATTTGATAATTGATGATACACCGGAAGCGGTAATATTATCAGGATATGATCCTATACGTCGTGAGATTGCCAAAACAGCTATTAAATCATTAATTGATGATGGGCGTATTCATCCGTCAAAAATTGAAGAAGCTGTTGATAAGGCACGTAAAAATATTGATCAAGTTATTCGAGATGCGGGAGAACAAGCAACATTTGATCTAGGTATTCATAATATGCATCCGGATTTAGTAAAAATAGTCGGTAAACTGAAATATAGAACAAGCTACGGACAAAATGGTCTACAACACTCAATGGAGGTAGCATATATTTCCGGTTTAATAGCTGCCGAATTGGACTTGGACGTTCAGTTGGCACGTCGAGCGGGATTATTACATGATATTGGTAAAGCACTTGATCATGAAGTAGAGGGTTCTCATGTTGAAATCGGTGTTGCATTAGCATTAAAATACAAAGAGAATGCTACGGTTGTTAATGCGATAGCATCTCACCATGGGGATACAGAACCAACTAATCCGATTTCTGTTATAGTAGCAACGGCTGATGCTTTATCAGCATCAAGACCGGGAGCAAGACGAGAATCATTGGAAAACTATATTAAACGTTTACAAAAACTTGAAGAAATAGCTAATGAGCATAAAGGTGTAGAAAAAACCTATGCCATTCAAGCGGGACGCGAGATTCGTGTAATTGTTAATCCGGAAGAAGTTGATGATACGAAAACTTATAAAATTGCCAAAGAAGTTAAAAATAAAATTGAAGAAACTATGCAATATCCAGGTAACATTAAAGTTAATGTTATCCGCGAAGTAAGAGCAGTGAAATTTGCAAGATAA
- a CDS encoding LPXTG cell wall anchor domain-containing protein, producing the protein MKSTYFDELKAGDITGYTFDKTTKEDGITTHYFKKIKNNKPSTPNKPKQPDTPTPPKASAIPQDGVKNLSTDKPQLKVTRWVDENGKEIKSTYFDELKAGDITEYTFDKTTKEDGITTHHFKKIKYNKPSTPTPNKPKQPDTPTPPKASAIPQDGVKNLSTDKPQLKVTRWVDENDKEIKSTSSEELQAGNITGYTFDKTTKEDSITTHHFKKIKDNNPSISTPDKSIDKSNMSKQLGTTKPKDNVKDLITEKPQLKVTRWVNENGKELKPTKAGKLDAGEIKGYTFDETLEKNGITTHHYKKIKETFGNSTQSLLSNKNLMQGKTLPNTGQTSTQNTILELGLISALGLIARKKLSNK; encoded by the coding sequence ATAAAATCAACATATTTTGATGAATTAAAAGCCGGCGACATAACAGGATATACATTTGATAAAACTACAAAAGAAGACGGTATTACCACCCATTACTTTAAAAAAATAAAGAATAATAAACCAAGCACTCCTAATAAACCTAAACAACCAGACACTCCAACTCCGCCTAAAGCGTCAGCTATCCCTCAAGACGGTGTGAAAAATTTATCAACAGATAAACCGCAGTTAAAAGTAACTCGTTGGGTTGATGAAAATGGTAAAGAGATAAAATCAACATATTTTGATGAATTAAAAGCCGGCGACATAACAGAATATACATTTGATAAAACTACAAAAGAAGACGGTATTACCACCCACCACTTTAAAAAAATAAAATATAATAAACCAAGCACTCCTACTCCTAATAAACCTAAACAACCGGACACTCCAACTCCGCCTAAAGCGTCAGCTATCCCTCAAGACGGTGTGAAAAATTTATCAACAGATAAACCGCAGTTAAAAGTAACCCGTTGGGTTGATGAAAATGATAAAGAGATAAAATCAACATCTTCTGAAGAATTACAAGCTGGAAACATAACAGGATATACATTTGATAAAACTACAAAAGAAGATAGTATTACCACCCACCACTTTAAAAAAATAAAAGATAACAATCCGAGTATATCAACACCTGATAAATCAATAGACAAATCAAATATGTCTAAACAATTAGGTACAACAAAACCAAAAGATAATGTAAAAGACTTAATAACCGAAAAACCACAATTAAAAGTAACCCGTTGGGTGAATGAAAATGGCAAAGAATTAAAACCGACGAAAGCCGGAAAATTAGATGCCGGAGAAATAAAAGGATATACATTTGATGAAACTTTAGAAAAAAATGGTATAACTACTCATCACTATAAAAAGATAAAAGAAACATTTGGAAATTCAACACAATCGTTACTATCAAATAAAAATTTAATGCAAGGTAAGACATTACCAAATACAGGACAAACCTCAACTCAAAACACTATACTGGAATTAGGCTTAATATCCGCATTAGGTCTAATTGCTAGAAAGAAATTATCTAATAAATAA
- a CDS encoding YSIRK-type signal peptide-containing protein (The YSIRK form of extended signal peptide directs nascent proteins to the cross-wall site, while signal peptides lacking YSIRK direct proteins instead to the cell pole. A large fraction of YSIRK proteins are surface proteins anchored by sortase-mediated processing of a C-terminal LPXTG motif.) has product MKKQEKFSIRKYKIGAASVLIGLGIAISGGEVIAQSTYIPTTKMTPPYDLQVNGELDKLKEETKQKINEDAEKLKQLINTKESLNSEDKKSAKERVEEEVKSATGKIDALNKGEKSEDFKKKITDIKNTFIKDIQKINIGLLMADKKTQLKNNKNLTETELTAAIKFVDFAVQKADEMIDKVVGKNIDNSIKNIKEEFTKALSKINPIGADLYLNKIGDAKAKVLKAIKDNKNLSEADKTQLEVKISKELEELTARINNIASKGESIKTAEEAEKAQKEIIKTYLEALKTVATTDITLELANKQSEINKSKSTEDSKNKASAELEKKAEEVTENINKAENSDILNKVVDQGKKDIANIKVKEDNKEQKPDTPKEPKQPNTPTPPKGSAIPQDGVKNLSTDKPQLKVTRWVDENGKEIKSTSSGELHAGMVDGYTFDKTTKEDGITTHHF; this is encoded by the coding sequence ATGAAAAAACAAGAAAAATTTTCAATACGAAAATATAAAATAGGAGCAGCATCTGTCCTAATCGGACTGGGAATTGCAATTAGTGGAGGTGAAGTTATTGCACAGTCAACATATATCCCTACTACTAAGATGACACCACCGTACGATTTACAAGTCAATGGTGAGTTAGATAAATTGAAAGAAGAAACTAAACAAAAAATTAATGAAGATGCCGAAAAATTAAAGCAATTAATTAACACAAAAGAAAGTTTAAATAGCGAAGATAAAAAATCAGCTAAAGAACGTGTAGAAGAAGAAGTAAAATCAGCAACCGGTAAAATTGATGCTCTTAACAAAGGTGAAAAATCAGAAGACTTTAAGAAAAAAATAACAGATATTAAAAATACATTTATTAAAGATATTCAAAAAATAAATATAGGATTATTAATGGCTGATAAAAAAACGCAATTAAAAAATAATAAAAACTTAACAGAAACAGAATTGACAGCGGCTATTAAATTTGTTGACTTTGCAGTTCAAAAAGCGGATGAAATGATAGACAAAGTAGTTGGAAAAAATATAGATAATAGTATAAAAAATATAAAAGAAGAATTTACAAAAGCATTATCAAAAATAAATCCAATTGGTGCTGATTTGTATTTAAACAAAATCGGAGATGCTAAAGCAAAAGTATTAAAAGCAATTAAAGATAATAAAAATCTATCTGAAGCAGATAAAACACAATTAGAAGTAAAAATATCAAAAGAATTGGAAGAACTAACAGCTAGAATAAATAATATTGCATCTAAAGGAGAAAGTATAAAAACAGCCGAAGAAGCAGAAAAAGCACAAAAAGAGATAATCAAAACATATCTGGAAGCATTAAAAACTGTAGCGACAACAGATATTACCTTAGAATTAGCGAATAAACAATCGGAGATTAACAAATCGAAATCAACAGAAGATAGCAAAAATAAAGCAAGTGCTGAATTAGAAAAAAAGGCAGAAGAAGTTACTGAAAATATTAATAAAGCAGAAAATTCAGACATATTAAATAAAGTTGTAGATCAAGGTAAAAAAGATATAGCCAATATTAAAGTAAAAGAAGATAATAAAGAACAAAAACCTGATACTCCAAAAGAGCCTAAACAACCGAATACACCTACTCCACCTAAAGGTTCAGCTATCCCTCAAGACGGCGTGAAAAATTTATCAACAGATAAACCGCAATTAAAAGTAACCCGTTGGGTTGATGAAAATGGTAAAGAGATAAAATCAACATCTTCAGGTGAATTACATGCAGGTATGGTAGATGGATATACATTTGATAAAACTACAAAAGAAGACGGTATTACCACCCACCACTTTTAA
- the prmA gene encoding 50S ribosomal protein L11 methyltransferase, whose product MKNWVEITIHTTNEASEIIESILLDYGSTGVAIEDPTTLEENLHDDFGTIVELNPTDYPDVGIIIRGYINELNFDNKDFNKLKSELIKLGKNINIGKFFKIETAIIKDSDWENSWKDYFDILNIGEKFVIVPTWKEYKNTENKYIINIDPGMAFGTGSHETTSLCIKNLEKYVNKHDNVIDVGTGSGILSIATSYLTDGNIKAVDLDKLAVDVAKENFTLNNLEKRIKVEQVSLLTEESNKYNIIVANILTHIIELMLDDAYNLLEDNGYFITSGIIQEKKDELLEKMIAKGFKLVEETSENDWYSLVFTK is encoded by the coding sequence ATGAAAAATTGGGTTGAAATTACAATTCACACTACTAATGAAGCAAGCGAAATAATTGAATCAATTTTGTTAGATTATGGTTCTACCGGAGTTGCTATTGAAGATCCCACTACTTTAGAAGAAAATTTACACGATGATTTCGGCACTATTGTCGAATTAAATCCAACAGATTATCCTGATGTTGGTATTATTATTAGAGGTTATATAAATGAACTGAATTTCGACAATAAGGACTTTAATAAATTAAAAAGCGAATTAATTAAACTTGGTAAAAACATCAATATCGGTAAATTTTTTAAGATTGAAACTGCTATTATCAAGGATAGCGATTGGGAAAATTCATGGAAGGACTATTTCGATATACTAAATATTGGAGAAAAATTTGTTATTGTTCCCACATGGAAAGAATATAAAAATACGGAAAATAAGTATATAATAAACATTGATCCCGGTATGGCGTTCGGAACTGGTAGTCATGAAACTACTTCACTTTGTATTAAAAATCTTGAAAAATATGTTAATAAACATGATAACGTTATTGACGTCGGCACAGGAAGTGGAATACTTAGTATTGCTACAAGCTATCTAACCGACGGTAATATCAAAGCTGTTGATCTTGATAAACTTGCCGTTGATGTCGCCAAAGAAAATTTCACTTTAAATAATCTTGAAAAACGTATTAAAGTAGAACAGGTAAGCCTTCTTACCGAAGAAAGCAATAAATATAATATCATAGTTGCAAATATACTTACTCATATCATAGAACTTATGCTTGATGATGCTTATAATCTCCTTGAAGACAATGGTTACTTTATTACTTCCGGTATTATTCAAGAAAAAAAAGATGAATTATTAGAAAAAATGATTGCAAAAGGATTTAAACTAGTAGAGGAAACTTCTGAAAATGATTGGTATTCATTAGTTTTCACAAAATAA
- a CDS encoding metal ABC transporter permease has product MFNYDFMQNAFIVGTIVAIMAGYIGVFVMARNMSFISHTLSHVGFAGAAFAVFLGINPIYGLLIFTITMSYLVGHLSVKAFRREATVSVMLGIFLGLGLLFLSLTPKSTSYVNSILFGSVVSITRSDVKLIFSLAIAVIILLSLFYRIIKFDSFDAVGANALGLNGKFISIFFLVLLSIATSVTVPVVGALLMFVLLTVPASAARYVTNKVGKMIFISIIFALSGTWLGITLSYYTSLPVTFFIASIEALFYFLSLGYYNLKRK; this is encoded by the coding sequence ATGTTTAATTACGATTTTATGCAAAATGCCTTTATTGTCGGAACGATTGTTGCGATAATGGCGGGATATATCGGTGTTTTTGTTATGGCTCGAAATATGTCATTTATCTCACATACCCTTTCTCATGTTGGATTTGCCGGTGCGGCTTTTGCAGTATTTTTAGGTATAAACCCTATCTACGGCTTACTTATCTTTACAATTACGATGTCATATCTTGTTGGTCATCTCAGCGTTAAAGCATTTCGACGTGAGGCGACGGTTAGTGTTATGCTTGGAATTTTTCTTGGTTTAGGTTTACTTTTCTTATCATTAACTCCCAAAAGTACCAGTTACGTTAACAGCATTCTGTTCGGTAGCGTAGTTTCAATTACTCGCTCTGATGTAAAACTTATTTTTTCATTAGCTATTGCAGTAATAATACTATTATCACTGTTTTACAGAATAATAAAATTTGATTCGTTTGATGCCGTTGGTGCTAACGCACTAGGACTTAATGGAAAATTTATTTCTATTTTCTTCTTAGTTCTCTTATCAATTGCAACTAGTGTTACTGTTCCTGTAGTCGGAGCATTATTGATGTTTGTTCTTCTTACAGTACCCGCCAGTGCAGCAAGATATGTTACTAACAAAGTTGGGAAAATGATATTTATCTCCATCATTTTCGCCCTAAGTGGAACTTGGCTCGGTATAACATTATCATACTACACTTCCCTACCGGTAACTTTTTTTATTGCAAGTATCGAAGCACTTTTTTACTTTTTAAGTTTAGGATATTATAATTTAAAAAGAAAATAA
- a CDS encoding metal ABC transporter ATP-binding protein: protein MAELNINELSYSIGEKKILNNLSFKCSSGEVVAIVGKNGVGKTTLLNNILEKLNKDTNIKLVGENATIGYVPQFRQIDEELPLSVEDFVSLPLQQKLFPWLNNKEKKKIETALSLTNSLSKRHSSIGRLSGGEKQRVFLAQALINKPNLLLLDEFTSNLDKQSEIECMELVKNITKQENIITLCITHELSLIDERYVDKTLYLSEEGYKFMNIKDYNKEQHSLKICKHYIGGENHV, encoded by the coding sequence ATGGCAGAACTTAATATTAATGAACTCTCTTACTCTATTGGAGAGAAAAAAATTTTAAACAATCTTTCTTTTAAGTGTAGCTCCGGTGAAGTTGTCGCTATTGTCGGAAAAAACGGTGTTGGAAAAACTACACTTCTCAATAATATTTTAGAAAAACTTAACAAAGATACCAATATAAAATTAGTCGGTGAAAATGCAACAATAGGCTATGTTCCGCAATTTAGACAAATTGATGAGGAGTTACCCCTTTCTGTTGAAGATTTTGTTTCACTTCCTTTACAACAAAAACTTTTCCCATGGCTAAACAATAAAGAAAAGAAAAAAATCGAAACTGCACTATCTTTAACTAATTCACTTTCAAAAAGGCACAGTTCTATAGGGAGATTATCCGGGGGCGAAAAACAACGTGTTTTCTTAGCACAAGCTCTTATTAATAAACCTAATTTATTACTCCTTGATGAATTTACTTCTAATTTGGATAAACAAAGTGAAATCGAGTGTATGGAACTGGTAAAAAATATTACAAAACAAGAAAATATTATAACCCTTTGTATTACTCATGAACTTTCTTTGATTGATGAAAGATATGTTGATAAAACCCTTTATCTTTCTGAAGAAGGCTACAAATTTATGAATATTAAAGATTATAATAAAGAACAACATTCACTTAAAATATGTAAACATTATATAGGGGGCGAAAACCATGTTTAA
- a CDS encoding metal ABC transporter solute-binding protein, Zn/Mn family produces the protein MNKLIKLFSIVAAFSLILVGCANKTNSNSSNSGEKTKIVTSVNFYAEIAKNIAGDKAEVSSIISSASVDPHDFEPTAQDAKKVADAKIAILNGGGYDSWFEKLTDNNKDIKKVDGAKLLGLKDGDNEHIWYNPEVMAKVADELTKILVDKDSKNKDFYEKNRDTYKKELSKITDKINSLKEKANGKYVLTTEPVFDYSVNSLGLKVSDEVKKLAKATEEGNDPSPKDLKAIQEQIKSKKISLIINNTQTTNKTVEGLINLAEENNIPILNVTETQPDGKTYIEWMLDQYNKLEEILNGGKGEKAYHIEGAEEGHSHNHEGHSHSHEGHDHDHHDHSDHDDDHKDEKKN, from the coding sequence ATGAATAAATTAATAAAATTATTTTCTATTGTAGCAGCATTCTCGCTTATACTGGTAGGATGTGCTAATAAAACTAATTCAAACAGTTCTAATTCCGGCGAAAAAACAAAAATAGTAACTTCTGTTAACTTTTATGCAGAAATTGCTAAAAATATAGCAGGAGATAAAGCAGAAGTTTCTTCTATTATCAGTTCCGCTTCAGTTGATCCACACGATTTTGAACCAACTGCACAAGACGCTAAAAAAGTGGCTGATGCTAAAATTGCTATTCTTAATGGTGGTGGTTATGACTCTTGGTTCGAAAAGCTTACCGATAATAATAAAGATATAAAAAAAGTCGACGGTGCAAAATTGTTAGGTCTTAAAGACGGCGATAATGAACACATCTGGTACAATCCGGAAGTAATGGCAAAAGTTGCTGATGAACTAACAAAAATATTGGTAGATAAAGATTCAAAAAATAAAGATTTCTATGAAAAAAATAGAGACACTTACAAAAAAGAATTATCAAAAATAACAGATAAAATCAATTCTTTAAAAGAAAAAGCGAATGGAAAATATGTTTTAACTACAGAACCGGTATTCGATTACTCTGTTAATAGCTTGGGATTAAAAGTTTCAGATGAAGTTAAAAAACTTGCCAAAGCTACTGAAGAAGGTAACGATCCGTCACCAAAAGATTTGAAAGCTATCCAAGAACAAATTAAATCTAAAAAGATTTCTTTAATTATTAATAACACCCAAACTACCAACAAAACTGTTGAAGGATTAATCAATCTTGCAGAAGAAAATAATATTCCTATTCTTAATGTGACAGAAACACAACCTGACGGGAAAACTTATATCGAGTGGATGTTAGATCAATATAATAAACTTGAAGAAATTTTAAATGGAGGTAAAGGTGAAAAAGCATATCATATAGAAGGTGCTGAAGAAGGTCACTCTCATAACCACGAAGGTCATAGTCACTCTCATGAAGGACATGATCATGACCATCACGATCACAGTGATCATGATGATGACCACAAAGATGAAAAGAAAAATTAA
- a CDS encoding DDE-type integrase/transposase/recombinase, giving the protein MKTIITENIEKTQRYIPHTLQTRIAAVKTYRNGNSIRFICRRYKISKASLLRWNKKYDGTKESLIDKSHRPHSIHPNAHTVEELSWIKNLIKRNPNISMIELYAKLKFNKGYKRHPCSLFRVLRKLGFYKDTKKKVIPYKPKPYDTPTEIGKKWQLDVKYVPKRCYVGEVPDKFYQYTIIDEATRERFIFPFKEQSSYSTVQFVKMAIDYFGYKPKIIQTDNGFEFTHFKDTKRIHPFDVLCNNLGIKHQLIRPRTPRHNGKVERSHRNDNERFYRHLSFFSYDDLISQMKKYLYRSNRLPMQTLNWLSPVEKRKELRKESIKICRL; this is encoded by the coding sequence ATGAAAACTATTATAACAGAAAATATAGAAAAAACACAACGATATATACCTCATACTTTACAAACAAGAATAGCTGCAGTTAAAACTTATAGAAATGGTAACTCTATCCGCTTTATTTGTAGGCGCTATAAAATATCAAAAGCCTCTCTTTTGCGTTGGAATAAAAAATATGACGGTACTAAAGAGTCTCTTATAGATAAGTCTCATAGACCTCATTCTATTCACCCTAACGCCCATACAGTTGAAGAATTGTCTTGGATTAAAAATCTTATTAAACGTAACCCTAATATTTCTATGATTGAATTATATGCTAAACTTAAATTCAACAAAGGTTATAAAAGACATCCTTGTTCTTTATTTAGAGTACTTAGAAAATTAGGTTTTTATAAAGATACTAAGAAAAAAGTAATTCCTTATAAACCTAAACCTTATGATACACCTACTGAAATTGGTAAAAAATGGCAACTTGATGTGAAATATGTTCCTAAACGTTGTTATGTAGGAGAAGTTCCAGATAAATTTTATCAATATACTATCATTGATGAAGCTACTAGGGAAAGATTTATTTTCCCTTTTAAAGAACAATCATCATATTCTACTGTTCAATTTGTTAAAATGGCTATTGATTATTTTGGGTATAAACCTAAGATAATTCAAACTGATAATGGTTTTGAATTTACGCATTTTAAAGATACTAAACGAATACACCCTTTTGATGTATTGTGTAATAATCTTGGCATTAAACATCAACTTATTAGACCTAGAACTCCTAGACATAACGGTAAGGTTGAACGTAGTCATAGAAATGATAATGAACGTTTTTACAGGCATTTATCTTTCTTTTCGTATGATGATCTTATATCTCAGATGAAAAAGTATCTATATCGCTCTAACCGTCTTCCTATGCAGACTTTAAATTGGCTTTCTCCTGTTGAAAAAAGAAAAGAGCTACGGAAAGAGTCTATAAAAATATGCCGGCTTTAA
- the rpsB gene encoding 30S ribosomal protein S2, with translation MAVISMKQLLEAGVHFGHQTRRWNPKMDKYIFTERNGIYIIDLQKTVKKVDEAYEFVKSIADQGGKMLFVGTKKQAQDAIKEEAERSGQYYINHRWLGGTLTNYKTIKGRIDRIAEIEKMEADGVFEVLPKKEVIELRKEYDKLNKFLGGIREMKGMPDALFVVDPKKEHNAIAEAKKLGIPVVGIVDTNCDPDDVDYVIPANDDAIRAVKLLTSKMADAFVAYNEGNIEETEEAFVEVEEVEATEE, from the coding sequence ATGGCAGTTATTTCAATGAAACAATTATTAGAGGCTGGGGTACACTTCGGTCACCAAACAAGAAGATGGAATCCTAAAATGGATAAATACATTTTCACAGAAAGAAACGGTATCTACATTATCGACTTACAAAAAACAGTAAAAAAAGTTGATGAAGCATATGAATTTGTAAAATCAATTGCTGACCAAGGCGGTAAAATGCTATTTGTAGGTACTAAAAAACAAGCACAAGATGCGATTAAAGAAGAAGCTGAAAGAAGCGGACAATACTACATCAATCACCGTTGGTTAGGTGGAACTTTGACTAACTATAAAACAATTAAAGGACGTATTGATAGAATCGCTGAAATTGAAAAAATGGAAGCTGATGGAGTATTTGAAGTTCTTCCTAAAAAAGAAGTTATTGAATTAAGAAAAGAATATGATAAACTAAATAAATTCTTAGGCGGAATTAGAGAAATGAAAGGTATGCCTGATGCACTATTCGTTGTTGATCCTAAAAAAGAACACAACGCAATAGCGGAAGCTAAAAAATTAGGTATTCCTGTAGTCGGTATCGTTGATACAAACTGTGATCCGGATGATGTGGATTACGTAATTCCTGCAAACGATGATGCTATTCGTGCAGTTAAATTGTTAACTTCTAAAATGGCAGATGCTTTCGTAGCTTATAACGAAGGTAATATTGAAGAAACTGAAGAAGCATTCGTTGAAGTTGAAGAAGTAGAAGCAACAGAAGAATAA